The following are from one region of the Osmerus mordax isolate fOsmMor3 chromosome 1, fOsmMor3.pri, whole genome shotgun sequence genome:
- the LOC136940967 gene encoding SRSF protein kinase 3-like, giving the protein MSNQPSSGYAAVISALTVNSPVTPEPSLNPEPAPEAVTPKIATSSQTLAASPPPKDPYPPSTEPFESDDEEQENLSDYCIGGYHSVEIGEIFIDRYQVVKKLGWGHFSTVWLCWDIHKRRFVALKVVKSAPTFTETALDEIKLLKCVRDTDPTDPKREAIVRLIDDFRISGENGEHICMVLEVLGHQLLKWIIKSNYTGLPLPCVKSILKQVLQGLDYMHTKCKIIHTDIKPENILLRMDEIYMQELAANTKLWQLPVSPTPTSSLVNNSPKEKQSMSNWLGKLTVVVQTLGVWSGKVSRSRRKKLSRKEKKHQQLQEGASDADLQRRAKPHVSFSDTNASCSSPSSIFPPQLPGPVHTTRRGTLLHEKNTDSRKSVSHQREHKRNPSLSPIPSSAHARTTKSSTSGSRSALLPYSTDDCQPQLLHEHSESDVLVNPLKPQNADKVLIKIADLGNACWVHKHFTEDIQTCQYRSVEVLIGADYGPPADLWSTACMAFELATGEYLFEPQSGENYSREEDHIAHVIELLGPLPSHFALSGKHSRRYFNHKGQLRRISKLKPWSLCEILLDKYEWPQEQAAQFSSFLLTMLELVPEKRATAAQCLKHPWMLS; this is encoded by the exons ATGTCCAATCAACCATCATCTGGATATGCGGCTGTAATATCAGCCCTTACTGTCAATTCACCTGTTACCCCTGAACCATCCCTCAATCCCGAACCTGCACCTGAAGCAGTTACCCCCAAGATAGCTACCTCCAGCCAAACCTTGGCTGCAAGCCCACCCCCTAAAGATCCATATCCTCCTTCAACGGAGCCTTTTGAATCTGATGACGAGGAACAAGAAAATTTGTCAGATTACTgcattg GTGGGTACCACTCAGTGGAAATCGGAGAGATATTCATTGATCGTTATCAAGTGGTAAAAAAGTTGGGATGGGGCCACTTCTCCACGGTATGGCTCTGCTGGGACATTCA TAAGAGGCGGTTTGTGGCTCTGAAGGTGGTGAAGAGTGCTCCGACCTTCACAGAAACGGCATTGGATGAAATCAAACTACTTAAATGT GTCCGGGACACTGACCCAACAGATCCTAAACGAGAAGCAATTGTGCGACTCATTGATGACTTCAGAATTTCTGGGGAAAATGGAGAGC ATATATGCATGGTTCTTGAAGTTCTGGGTCACCAGCTTCTGAAGTGGATTATTAAATCGAACTACACTGGCCTCCCTCTACCCTGTGTCAAGAGCATACTTAAACag GTTCTCCAGGGTTTAGATTATATGCATACTAAATGCAAGATCATTCACACAGACATCAAGCCGGAGAATATCCTTTTGAGAATGGATGAGATTTACATGCAGGAGCTGGCAGCCAACACAAAGCTCTGGCAGCTTCCAGTGTCCCCTACTCCCACCAGCTCCTTAG TGAACAACAGTCCAAAAGAAAAACAG AGTATGTCCAACTGGTTGGGGAAGTTGACTGTAGTTGTCCAGACTCTTGGGGTGTGG AGTGGAAAGGTTTCCCGCAGCCGGAGGAAAAAACTGTCAAGGAAGGAGAAGAAACATCAACAACTGCAGGAGGGAGCAAGTGATGCTGACTTGCAGAGGAGGGCAAAACCTCACGTATCATTCTCTGATACCAACGCTTCCTGTAGCTCCCCCAGTTCAATCTTTCCCCCTCAGCTTCCAGGTCCTGTACATACCACACGCAGAGGGACATTGCTCCATGAGAAAAACACTGACAGCAGGAAATCGGTTTCACATCAGAGGGAACACAAACGgaacccttccctctcccccatacCCAGCTCTGCCCATGCAAGGACTACCAAGTCATCAACTTCTGGGTCTAGATCTGCATTGTTACCTTATTCTACGGATGACTGTCAACCTCAGTTGCTACATG AACACAGTGAAAGTGATGTATTGGTAAATCCTCTGAAACCACAGAATGCTGATAAGGTCCTCATAAAGATCGCAGACCTGGGAAACGCCTGCTGGGTG CACAAACACTTCACAGAGGACATCCAGACGTGTCAGTACCGCTCTGTGGAGGTCCTGATAGGAGCTGACTATGGCCCTCCAGCTGACCTCTGGAGCACCGCCTGCATG GCTTTTGAGTTGGCAACAGGAGAATATCTTTTTGAACCCCAATCAGGGGAGAACTACTCTCGAGAAGAAG ATCACATCGCTCACGTTATTGAGCTACTGGGACCCCTACCATCTCACTTTGCCCTTTCTGGAAAACATTCCAGGCGTTACTTTAATCACAAAG GCCAGTTGCGGCGCATTTCGAAACTGAAGCCTTGGAGTTTGTGTGAGATTCTGCTGGACAAGTATGAGTGGCCACAGGAA